Proteins encoded together in one Acanthochromis polyacanthus isolate Apoly-LR-REF ecotype Palm Island chromosome 12, KAUST_Apoly_ChrSc, whole genome shotgun sequence window:
- the LOC110960258 gene encoding trypsin-3-like has protein sequence MKYFIFLALFAATYAAPVQDDKIVGGYECRKNSVPYQVSLNKGYHFCGGALISSKWVVSAVHCFGSSFVRVNLGEHNLAVNEGTEQVSYAHKVIPHPDYTVFSTDNDIMLIELSPPVTLNNYVRTVSLPTSCAVTGTKCLISGWGYTSNSGDSYSDRLMCLEVPILSDISCNSSYPGQITSNMFCAGFLQGGMGSCEGDFGGPLVCNGQLQGVMFWGEDCGLKNKPAVYTKVCKYNSWIRETMMSE, from the exons ATGAAGTACTTTATTTTCTTGGCCCTCTTTGCTGCAACAT ATGCAGCTCCTGTCCAGGATGACAAGATTGTTGGAGGCTATGAGTGCAGGAAGAACTCTGTGCCCTATCAGGTCTCTCTGAACAAAGGCTACCACTTCTGTGGAGGCGCCCTGATCTCAAGCAAATGGGTGGTGTCTGCTGTTCACTGCTTCGGGAG CAGTTTCGTGCGGGTGAATCTTGGTGAGCACAACCTTGCTGTCAATGAGGGTACAGAGCAGGTCTCTTACGCTCATAAGGTCATCCCACACCCTGACTATACAGTCTTTAGCACGGACAATGATATTATGCTAATTGAGCTGAGCCCACCCGTCACCCTGAACAACTACGTCCGCACCGTGTCCCTGCCCACCAGCTGCGCCGTCACCGGCACCAAATGTCTGATCTCTGGATGGGGCTACACCAGCAATTCTGGAG acAGCTACTCTGATCGTCTGATGTGCCTGGAGGTCCCCATCCTGAGCGACATAAGCTGCAACTCCTCCTACCCCGGACAGATCACCTCCAACATGTTCTGTGCTGGATTCCTCCAGGGAGGCATGGGCTCCTGCGAG GGTGACTTTGGTGGCCCCCTGGTGTGCAATGGTCAGCTGCAGGGTGTGATGTTCTGGGGTGAAGACTGTGGCCTGAAGAACAAGCCTGCAGTCTACACCAAGGTCTGCAAATACAACTCCTGGATCCGTGAAACCATGATGTCTGAATAA